Proteins from a genomic interval of Luteibacter pinisoli:
- the mtgA gene encoding monofunctional biosynthetic peptidoglycan transglycosylase: MPPTPRSLPRRIVRLVAILAVAWLALSVLVVLVLRFVPPWTSAFMMERHVEAVVTGEKDFTLRHRWVPWDEISPQVGIAMVAGEDQKFPYHHGFDVDAIQDAIDAADEGKRLRGASTISQQTAKNLFLWNGRSFVRKGLEAYFTVLIEALWPKQRILEVYMNTVELGDGVYGVGAASDTFFHVPPSRLGVTQAARLAAVLPNPRRFRVDAPSAYVQRRTAWIAQQMGQLGGPAYLTRPAPARGRVR; this comes from the coding sequence ATGCCCCCGACGCCCCGCTCGCTGCCCCGCCGCATCGTCCGCCTCGTCGCCATCCTGGCCGTGGCGTGGCTGGCCCTCTCCGTGCTCGTGGTGCTCGTGCTGCGCTTCGTGCCGCCGTGGACCAGCGCCTTCATGATGGAGCGCCATGTGGAAGCCGTCGTCACCGGCGAAAAGGATTTCACGCTGCGCCATCGCTGGGTGCCGTGGGACGAGATATCGCCCCAGGTCGGCATCGCCATGGTGGCCGGGGAAGATCAGAAATTCCCCTACCACCATGGTTTCGATGTTGACGCGATCCAGGACGCGATCGACGCGGCGGACGAGGGCAAGCGCCTGCGCGGCGCGAGCACGATCAGCCAGCAGACCGCGAAGAACCTCTTCCTGTGGAATGGCCGCAGTTTCGTCCGCAAGGGCCTTGAAGCGTATTTCACGGTGCTGATCGAGGCGCTCTGGCCGAAGCAGCGCATCCTCGAGGTGTACATGAACACCGTCGAGCTCGGCGACGGTGTCTACGGCGTCGGCGCGGCCAGCGATACCTTCTTCCACGTGCCGCCGTCGCGCCTTGGCGTCACCCAGGCGGCCCGCCTGGCCGCCGTGCTGCCCAACCCGCGGCGTTTCCGCGTCGATGCGCCCAGCGCCTATGTGCAGCGCCGCACCGCGTGGATTGCGCAGCAGATGGGCCAGCTCGGCGGCCCCGCCTACCTCACCCGCCCCGCGCCCGCCCGAGGCCGCGTCCGATGA
- a CDS encoding bifunctional diguanylate cyclase/phosphodiesterase gives MTIAPSQSPALQAPGQYPIETLHDAVERLLRAADAESVRNECEAFARCLLPEARITWREALAEPTHAGHVVELGNDPQTERILELHTTEQDAAPWADMTGWLTRLASARLRQLAETANLYEAISRLALAERLQRALYAIAEQAGAEHNMNDMMSALHAIVGSLMYAENFFIVLYDAQNRTVRFPYFVDSVDPDIPDPEGIRPIEAIENTLTWHVLKSGKSMMGASSDLEKNLPGPRVPIGPPSDDWLGVPMKRGDDMVGALVVQSYRPDTRYTQNDRELLTYVAQHVQTALERRQAHEELERRVTTRTAALREANRVLRQQVLQRQRGERLQAALFRIAELANTSDSIENFYAAVHRVIGGLLYARNFYIALLTEDQNKLTFPYSVDELDGVREPRELGRGLTEYVLRNGKALLADREEIDRLNRDQVLSTSGARSLHWLGVPLIWNEKSMGVLAVQSYTPEHTYSARDQELLTFVSYHIANALQRKYTTESLKQAYASLERRVTERTRALALANRDLREQIAERERVERRLKYETLHDSLTGLPNRTLLLQRLEQALNHYRESPTDLFAVLFIDLDRFKVINDSVGHLVGDDLLFQVGGRVRACLKTRDVVARLGGDEFAVLVEGITDPQAATHIAERIIAQLQTPFRLGAKEIFTSASIGIALPTLDYTRPEELLRDADSAMYRAKAEGRHRAAVFDDRLRREALLLLELEGDLRRAIARNEFVPFFQPIVDLEDLRVVGYEALLRWRHPERGLLPPAEFLVVAEDTGCAEAIDWQIFEQVARQARALTRDEGFISINVSGSHFRSPDLDQRLLDLFAEHEVPARCIRVEVTERALLENPAQVKRILENLRHHGVGVALDDFGTGYSSLSYLHQYPIETLKIDRSFIIELPAEESEGHSTAVVRAIQALANSLRMQVIAEGIETESQMRALRRIGCRFGQGFLFAQPAPASKWLGAPLSLDA, from the coding sequence ATGACCATCGCTCCATCCCAAAGCCCCGCGTTGCAGGCACCCGGTCAGTATCCGATCGAGACGCTGCACGATGCCGTGGAGCGCCTGCTGAGGGCGGCCGACGCCGAAAGCGTTCGCAACGAATGCGAGGCTTTCGCCCGTTGCCTGCTGCCTGAGGCGCGCATCACGTGGCGCGAGGCCCTGGCCGAGCCGACGCATGCCGGCCATGTGGTGGAGCTGGGCAACGACCCGCAGACCGAGCGCATCCTGGAACTGCACACCACGGAGCAGGACGCCGCGCCGTGGGCGGACATGACCGGATGGCTGACCCGGCTGGCCTCGGCGCGCCTGCGCCAGCTCGCTGAAACCGCCAACCTTTACGAGGCGATCTCGCGCCTCGCGCTGGCCGAACGGCTGCAGCGTGCGCTCTACGCCATTGCCGAGCAGGCCGGCGCCGAGCACAACATGAATGACATGATGAGCGCGCTCCACGCCATCGTGGGCAGCCTCATGTACGCCGAGAACTTCTTCATCGTGCTGTACGACGCACAGAACCGCACGGTGCGCTTCCCGTACTTCGTCGATTCGGTGGATCCGGACATCCCGGACCCGGAAGGCATCCGCCCCATCGAGGCCATTGAGAACACGCTGACCTGGCATGTGCTCAAGAGCGGCAAGTCGATGATGGGTGCCAGTTCGGATCTCGAAAAGAACCTGCCTGGCCCACGCGTGCCGATTGGCCCGCCCAGCGACGACTGGCTCGGCGTGCCCATGAAGCGCGGCGACGACATGGTGGGCGCGCTGGTGGTGCAGAGCTACCGTCCGGACACCCGCTACACCCAGAACGATCGCGAACTGCTGACCTACGTGGCGCAGCACGTGCAGACCGCTCTGGAACGCCGCCAGGCGCACGAGGAACTCGAGCGCCGCGTCACCACGCGTACCGCCGCGTTGCGCGAAGCCAACCGCGTGCTGCGCCAGCAGGTATTGCAGCGTCAGCGTGGCGAGCGCCTGCAGGCCGCGCTGTTCCGCATCGCCGAACTGGCCAACACGTCCGACAGCATCGAAAATTTCTACGCCGCCGTGCATCGCGTCATCGGCGGCCTGCTCTACGCGCGCAATTTCTATATCGCGCTGCTAACCGAAGACCAGAACAAGCTTACCTTCCCGTATTCGGTGGACGAACTGGACGGCGTGCGCGAACCGCGCGAGCTCGGCCGCGGCCTCACCGAGTACGTGCTGCGCAATGGCAAGGCCCTCCTTGCCGACCGCGAGGAAATCGACCGGCTCAACCGCGACCAGGTGCTCTCCACCAGCGGCGCACGTTCCCTGCACTGGCTGGGCGTGCCGCTGATCTGGAACGAGAAATCGATGGGCGTCCTGGCGGTGCAGAGCTACACGCCGGAACACACGTACAGCGCGCGCGACCAGGAACTGCTCACCTTCGTGAGCTACCACATCGCCAACGCGTTGCAGCGCAAATACACCACCGAGTCGCTGAAACAGGCCTATGCGAGCCTGGAGCGCCGGGTGACCGAACGCACGCGCGCGCTGGCCCTGGCCAACCGCGACCTGCGTGAACAGATCGCCGAACGCGAGCGCGTCGAGCGCCGCCTGAAGTACGAAACGCTGCACGATTCGCTCACCGGCCTGCCTAACCGCACGCTGCTGCTGCAGCGCCTCGAGCAGGCGTTGAACCACTATCGCGAGAGCCCCACGGACCTCTTCGCGGTGCTGTTCATCGACCTCGACCGCTTCAAGGTGATCAACGATTCCGTCGGCCACCTGGTCGGCGACGACCTGCTGTTCCAGGTCGGCGGCCGCGTGCGCGCCTGCCTGAAGACCCGCGACGTCGTGGCCCGCCTTGGCGGCGACGAATTCGCCGTGCTGGTCGAAGGCATCACGGACCCGCAGGCGGCGACGCACATTGCCGAGCGCATCATCGCGCAGTTGCAAACCCCGTTCCGCCTGGGCGCGAAGGAAATCTTCACCTCCGCCTCCATCGGTATCGCGTTGCCGACGCTCGATTACACCCGGCCGGAGGAACTGCTGCGTGATGCGGATTCGGCCATGTACCGGGCCAAGGCCGAAGGCCGGCATCGCGCCGCGGTGTTCGATGACCGCCTGCGCCGCGAAGCCCTGCTCCTGCTGGAGCTGGAAGGCGACCTGCGCCGCGCCATTGCGCGCAACGAATTCGTACCGTTCTTCCAGCCCATCGTGGACCTGGAAGACCTGCGCGTGGTCGGCTACGAAGCCCTGCTGCGCTGGCGCCATCCGGAACGCGGCCTGCTCCCGCCGGCCGAATTCCTGGTCGTGGCCGAGGACACCGGCTGCGCCGAAGCCATCGACTGGCAGATCTTCGAACAGGTGGCCCGCCAGGCTCGCGCGCTGACGCGCGACGAAGGCTTTATCAGCATCAACGTCTCGGGCAGCCATTTCCGCTCACCGGACCTGGACCAGCGCCTGCTGGACCTGTTCGCCGAACACGAAGTGCCCGCGCGCTGCATCCGCGTGGAAGTCACCGAGCGTGCGCTGCTCGAGAACCCGGCGCAGGTGAAGCGGATCCTCGAAAACCTCCGCCACCATGGCGTGGGCGTGGCGCTGGATGACTTCGGCACCGGCTACTCGTCGCTGAGCTACCTGCACCAGTACCCGATCGAGACGCTGAAGATCGACCGCTCGTTCATCATCGAGCTGCCGGCCGAGGAAAGCGAAGGGCACAGCACGGCGGTGGTGCGCGCGATCCAGGCGCTGGCCAACTCGCTGCGCATGCAGGTGATCGCGGAAGGCATCGAAACCGAGTCGCAGATGCGCGCCCTGCGCCGCATCGGCTGCCGCTTCGGCCAGGGCTTCCTGTTTGCCCAGCCGGCGCCGGCCAGCAAGTGGCTCGGCGCACCGCTTTCGCTGGACGCGTGA
- a CDS encoding Hsp33 family molecular chaperone HslO — MLEKAGVRGVLVRLGHSWQDIASRVEYPEALRNTLGQAVAASAMLTGNIKFEGSLSLEFKSEGAVRLLFAECTDQGRVRGLARFDADAVGSKVDLGALDEAVLAITVGHVEKGRYQSAVDLDGSMSISKGLEGYFERSEQLPARILLAANGTHAVGLMLQAIPGEGGHSAAEADDDAWNRVGMLTETLSDTEMLATSPEELLYRLYHEESVRLYDPRPLAFGCTCSRERVEGMLRALGREEVEAALEDRAGEIEVICEFCATRYTFDRVDAEQALAGPDTPPAPSTLQ, encoded by the coding sequence ATGCTGGAAAAAGCCGGCGTGCGCGGCGTGCTCGTGCGCCTGGGCCACAGCTGGCAGGACATCGCTTCGCGCGTCGAATACCCGGAGGCCCTGAGAAATACCCTCGGCCAGGCCGTGGCGGCCAGTGCGATGCTCACCGGCAACATCAAGTTCGAAGGCTCGCTCTCGCTGGAATTCAAGAGCGAAGGCGCCGTGCGCCTGCTCTTCGCCGAATGCACCGACCAGGGCCGCGTGCGCGGGCTGGCCCGTTTCGACGCGGACGCCGTCGGCAGCAAGGTGGACCTGGGCGCGCTCGACGAGGCCGTGCTGGCGATTACCGTGGGCCATGTCGAGAAGGGGCGCTACCAGAGCGCGGTGGACCTCGACGGCAGCATGTCGATCAGCAAGGGCCTGGAGGGTTACTTCGAGCGCTCCGAGCAGCTGCCGGCACGCATCCTGCTGGCTGCGAACGGTACGCACGCGGTGGGCCTGATGCTGCAGGCCATCCCCGGTGAAGGCGGCCACAGCGCGGCCGAGGCCGACGATGACGCGTGGAACCGGGTGGGCATGCTCACGGAAACGCTGAGCGACACCGAGATGCTGGCCACGTCGCCGGAGGAGCTGCTGTACCGCCTGTACCACGAGGAATCGGTGCGCCTTTATGACCCGCGCCCACTGGCGTTCGGCTGCACCTGCTCGCGTGAACGCGTCGAGGGCATGCTGCGGGCGCTGGGCCGCGAGGAAGTGGAAGCGGCGCTGGAAGACCGCGCGGGCGAGATCGAGGTGATCTGCGAGTTCTGCGCCACGCGCTACACGTTCGACCGCGTGGACGCGGAGCAGGCGCTGGCCGGGCCGGATACCCCGCCCGCGCCCAGCACCTTGCAGTAA
- a CDS encoding glycosyltransferase family 2 protein — protein MSTAMPYSLAVIVPAYNETEVLERFHARLGAVLDTMDTMDAGATVIYVDDGSADDTWQIIDRLAQADARVAGLRLSRNFGKEAAMTAGLDAADADAVVLIDADLQDPPELIPELVARLREGNDVVYATRADRAGETRFKKFTSAAFYRVMERVSDNPMPRDTGDFRVLSRRAVAALRELRERQRFMKGLFAWIGYRQVSLRYQRDARLAGDTKWNYWRLTNLAIEGITSFSVAPLRVATWLGLSAASLAFLYGLWVILKVAVWGDPVRGYPTLLVVILFMGGAQLMGLGVIGEYVGRTYAETKRRPLYFVEDRRGATRPFTEP, from the coding sequence ATGAGTACCGCCATGCCCTATTCGCTCGCCGTCATCGTCCCCGCCTATAACGAAACCGAGGTGCTGGAACGCTTCCATGCACGGCTTGGCGCCGTCCTGGACACCATGGACACCATGGACGCCGGGGCAACGGTGATCTACGTGGACGACGGCAGCGCCGACGATACGTGGCAGATCATCGACCGGCTGGCCCAGGCGGATGCCCGCGTGGCCGGCCTGCGGCTGTCGCGCAACTTCGGCAAGGAAGCCGCGATGACGGCCGGCCTCGACGCCGCCGATGCCGACGCGGTCGTGCTGATCGATGCGGACCTGCAGGACCCGCCCGAGCTGATTCCCGAGCTGGTCGCGCGCCTGCGCGAAGGCAACGACGTGGTGTACGCCACCCGCGCCGACCGCGCCGGCGAGACCCGTTTCAAGAAATTCACGTCCGCGGCGTTCTATCGCGTCATGGAGCGCGTGTCGGACAACCCGATGCCGCGTGACACCGGCGATTTCCGCGTGCTCTCGCGCCGCGCCGTGGCCGCCCTGCGCGAACTGCGCGAGCGCCAGCGCTTCATGAAGGGGCTGTTCGCGTGGATCGGCTACCGCCAGGTATCGCTGCGCTACCAGCGCGATGCGCGCCTGGCCGGCGACACCAAGTGGAACTACTGGCGCCTCACCAACCTCGCCATTGAAGGCATCACGTCGTTTTCGGTGGCGCCGCTGCGCGTGGCCACCTGGCTCGGCCTTTCCGCCGCGTCGCTCGCCTTCCTGTACGGCCTGTGGGTGATCCTGAAGGTAGCCGTGTGGGGCGATCCGGTACGCGGCTATCCCACCCTGCTCGTCGTGATCCTGTTCATGGGCGGCGCACAACTCATGGGCCTGGGCGTCATCGGCGAGTACGTCGGGCGTACGTACGCCGAGACCAAGCGGCGCCCCCTGTATTTCGTCGAGGACCGCCGCGGCGCAACGCGCCCCTTCACTGAGCCGTGA